A stretch of the Perca flavescens isolate YP-PL-M2 chromosome 3, PFLA_1.0, whole genome shotgun sequence genome encodes the following:
- the tsen34 gene encoding tRNA-splicing endonuclease subunit Sen34 isoform X2: MDEPPPRTEATSVSDSSPLAVSVCDSSPLLWRVEDLRSVRAQGLVGALLGALPRTPRQNVRLGRPLLLLPEEERLLTERHVGPPTATPADNQDGGVELQVQQYQEAQQRSYEEQSVLALEDRKSALLRAMTSSPTESGDESLRCRLAALESSFTFPRSAMAVQLSTARAGLSYCADTRDFLRADRPIRAQDEPRRATRYQVFRDLRGRGFYLTSAGKFGGDFLVYPAVCVSLDESLSLLDVLAVSRLGSNVKKTVLLCSPGPAGRVAYTSLQWSGMV; encoded by the exons ATGGACGAGCCTCCGCCTCGAACCGAGGCCACCAGCGTGAGTGACTCCTCCCCCCTGGCGGTCAGTGTGTGTGACTCCTCCCCCCTGCTGTGGAGGGTGGAGGACCTGCGCTCCGTGCGGGCTCAGGGCCTGGTGGGGGCGCTGCTGGGCGCACTGCCCCGGACGCCCCGCCAGAACGTGCGGCTGGGAcgcccgctgctgctgctgccagagGAGGAGCGGCTGCTGACCGAACGCCATGTCGGCCCCCCCACCGCTACACCCGCTGATAACCAG GATGGAGGGGTGGAGCTACAGGTGCAGCAGTACCAGGAGGCCCAGCAGCGGAGCTACGAGGAGCAGAGTGTCCTCGCTCTGGAAGACAGGAAGTCAGCGCTACTCCGAGCCATGACATCATCACCCACAG AGTCCGGAGACGAGTCCCTGCGGTGCCGTCTGGCGGCGTTGGAAAGCAGCTTCACCTTTCCTCGCTCGGCAATGGCGGTGCAGCTCAGCACGGCGAGGGCGGGGCTTTCCTACTGTGCCGACACCAGGGACTTCCTGCGGGCCGACCGGCCAATCAGAGCGCAGGATGAGCCGCGCCGTGCCACCAGGTACCAGGTGTTCAGAGACCTGAGGGGGCGGGGCTTCTACCTGACCTCTGCCGGGAAGTTTGGAGGAGACTTCCTGGTTTATCCGG ccgtgtgtgtgtctctggatGAGTCCCTGAGTCTGCTGGACGTCCTGGCCGTGTCTCGTCTGGGCTCCAACGTCAAGAAGACGGTGCTGCTGTGTTCTCCGGGGCCGGCCGGCCGCGTGGCGTACACCTCGCTGCAGTGGAGCGGCATGGTGTAG
- the tsen34 gene encoding tRNA-splicing endonuclease subunit Sen34 isoform X1: protein MDEPPPRTEATSVSDSSPLAVSVCDSSPLLWRVEDLRSVRAQGLVGALLGALPRTPRQNVRLGRPLLLLPEEERLLTERHVGPPTATPADNQDGGVELQVQQYQEAQQRSYEEQSVLALEDRKSALLRAMTSSPTESGDESLRCRLAALESSFTFPRSAMAVQLSTARAGLSYCADTRDFLRADRPIRAQDEPRRATRYQVFRDLRGRGFYLTSAGKFGGDFLVYPGDPLRFHAHFIAVCVSLDESLSLLDVLAVSRLGSNVKKTVLLCSPGPAGRVAYTSLQWSGMV, encoded by the exons ATGGACGAGCCTCCGCCTCGAACCGAGGCCACCAGCGTGAGTGACTCCTCCCCCCTGGCGGTCAGTGTGTGTGACTCCTCCCCCCTGCTGTGGAGGGTGGAGGACCTGCGCTCCGTGCGGGCTCAGGGCCTGGTGGGGGCGCTGCTGGGCGCACTGCCCCGGACGCCCCGCCAGAACGTGCGGCTGGGAcgcccgctgctgctgctgccagagGAGGAGCGGCTGCTGACCGAACGCCATGTCGGCCCCCCCACCGCTACACCCGCTGATAACCAG GATGGAGGGGTGGAGCTACAGGTGCAGCAGTACCAGGAGGCCCAGCAGCGGAGCTACGAGGAGCAGAGTGTCCTCGCTCTGGAAGACAGGAAGTCAGCGCTACTCCGAGCCATGACATCATCACCCACAG AGTCCGGAGACGAGTCCCTGCGGTGCCGTCTGGCGGCGTTGGAAAGCAGCTTCACCTTTCCTCGCTCGGCAATGGCGGTGCAGCTCAGCACGGCGAGGGCGGGGCTTTCCTACTGTGCCGACACCAGGGACTTCCTGCGGGCCGACCGGCCAATCAGAGCGCAGGATGAGCCGCGCCGTGCCACCAGGTACCAGGTGTTCAGAGACCTGAGGGGGCGGGGCTTCTACCTGACCTCTGCCGGGAAGTTTGGAGGAGACTTCCTGGTTTATCCGG GGGATCCTCTCCGTTTCCATGCCCACTTCAtagccgtgtgtgtgtctctggatGAGTCCCTGAGTCTGCTGGACGTCCTGGCCGTGTCTCGTCTGGGCTCCAACGTCAAGAAGACGGTGCTGCTGTGTTCTCCGGGGCCGGCCGGCCGCGTGGCGTACACCTCGCTGCAGTGGAGCGGCATGGTGTAG